The following are from one region of the Terriglobia bacterium genome:
- a CDS encoding GatB/YqeY domain-containing protein — protein sequence MTISEQIQKDMVDAMRSRDELRLSTLRMVKSALSYKEVEKRAPLDDKETQQILSTLIKQRRDSIEQFTKGGRQELADKEAAEIKMIEHYLPKAMGEEQIAEAVKATIAEMGSPTMKDMGTVMKNVMAKLQATGARVEGKTVSELVKKSLGG from the coding sequence ATGACGATCAGCGAGCAGATCCAAAAAGACATGGTTGACGCAATGCGCAGCCGCGACGAGTTGCGGCTTTCCACCTTGCGCATGGTCAAATCCGCGCTCAGTTATAAGGAAGTTGAAAAACGCGCGCCGCTCGATGACAAGGAGACGCAGCAGATCCTGAGCACGCTGATAAAACAGCGCCGTGATTCCATTGAGCAGTTCACCAAGGGCGGCCGCCAGGAATTGGCGGACAAAGAAGCGGCGGAGATTAAAATGATCGAACACTACCTGCCGAAGGCGATGGGTGAAGAGCAGATCGCTGAAGCCGTAAAAGCCACTATCGCTGAGATGGGATCACCGACGATGAAAGACATGGGCACGGTGATGAAAAACGTGATGGCAAAACTCCAGGCCACCGGCGCGCGCGTGGAAGGCAAGACCGTAAGTGAGCTGGTGAAAAAAAGTTTGGGTGGATGA
- a CDS encoding LysE family translocator — protein sequence MPEKAAFLAFLIAAFALNIAPGPDMLYVIGRSVSQGRRAGIVSSLGVFVGCWVHILAAAFGIAALLRSSPMAFNLVRYAGAAYLIYLGIKMLAQKTDLAAQQLKSESLTSIFRQGAITNMLNPKVAIFFLAFLPQFIDARRGSVALQIIVLGLIFNVGGTLVNLAVAYAGGTLGELLRRNQSIARLQRRFTGLIFVGLGLRLAWQKR from the coding sequence ATGCCTGAGAAAGCCGCCTTTCTCGCTTTTCTGATCGCAGCATTCGCACTCAACATTGCGCCGGGGCCAGACATGCTTTACGTAATTGGCCGTAGTGTGAGCCAAGGCCGCAGAGCCGGAATTGTTTCATCCCTCGGAGTATTTGTGGGCTGCTGGGTACACATTCTGGCTGCGGCTTTTGGGATTGCCGCGCTGCTGCGGTCCTCACCGATGGCGTTTAATCTGGTGCGATACGCGGGCGCAGCTTACCTGATCTATCTGGGAATAAAAATGCTGGCGCAGAAAACCGACCTCGCGGCGCAGCAGCTCAAGTCGGAAAGCCTTACCAGCATTTTCCGCCAGGGCGCGATCACGAACATGCTCAATCCCAAGGTCGCGATATTTTTTCTGGCGTTCCTGCCGCAATTCATTGATGCGCGCCGCGGCAGCGTGGCATTGCAGATTATAGTGCTGGGGCTGATATTCAATGTAGGCGGAACTCTGGTCAATCTTGCAGTCGCATATGCGGGTGGGACACTGGGTGAATTACTGCGCCGGAATCAATCCATTGCGCGGTTGCAACGGCGATTTACCGGGCTGATTTTTGTGGGACTGGGATTGCGGCTGGCGTGGCAGAAGAGATAG
- a CDS encoding SemiSWEET transporter, whose amino-acid sequence MRLTSLLGFIAGALTTISFVPQVLHAWRSKRCDDLSWAMLLTFSAGVVLWLTYGFRLWAMPIIVANAVTLALLLIIMALKTRYASR is encoded by the coding sequence ATGCGCCTGACCTCGTTGCTTGGTTTCATCGCCGGAGCATTGACCACAATTTCATTCGTCCCGCAGGTGCTGCATGCATGGCGTAGCAAGCGCTGTGACGATCTTTCCTGGGCCATGCTACTTACTTTTTCCGCCGGAGTGGTGCTTTGGCTCACTTATGGTTTTCGGCTGTGGGCCATGCCAATCATCGTGGCCAATGCCGTCACGCTGGCACTGCTACTGATCATCATGGCGCTAAAGACCCGTTACGCCTCGCGTTGA
- a CDS encoding sulfite exporter TauE/SafE family protein — translation MDCQVSSHFILLFLAAAAGGTVNSVAGGGGFIAFPSLLFSGVPSINANATGTVALWPGTLASTGAYRKALSAELFKRILPLIIITFLGSIVGSVLLLKTRQATFDKMIPWLLLGATLLFTFSGKVTSWINRHHSEGGPSAMRVIGVTLLQACAAVYIGYFGAGVGIVMLALLAMMGIENIHSMNGLKTLLATCGNAVAVTVFIVARAVFWPQALVMIFGGALGGYVGAWYAQKMDPKSVRYVVITIGCSMTAYFFWRVYLRNGI, via the coding sequence ATAGACTGTCAGGTGAGCTCGCATTTCATCCTTCTTTTTCTCGCTGCCGCAGCCGGTGGCACGGTGAATTCTGTCGCCGGAGGCGGCGGGTTTATTGCCTTTCCCTCGCTGCTTTTTTCCGGCGTGCCTTCCATCAATGCCAATGCCACTGGCACAGTCGCCCTGTGGCCCGGGACGCTGGCTTCCACTGGCGCATATCGCAAGGCGCTAAGCGCGGAACTGTTCAAGCGCATCCTGCCCCTGATCATCATTACGTTTCTCGGTAGCATCGTCGGCTCGGTGCTGCTGCTCAAGACTCGGCAAGCGACCTTTGACAAGATGATTCCCTGGCTGCTGCTGGGCGCCACGTTGTTATTTACCTTCAGCGGCAAAGTCACCTCCTGGATCAACCGCCACCACTCTGAAGGTGGCCCTTCGGCGATGCGGGTGATCGGCGTCACCCTTTTGCAGGCCTGCGCCGCTGTTTACATCGGATACTTTGGCGCCGGCGTCGGTATCGTGATGCTTGCGCTGCTGGCGATGATGGGCATTGAAAACATCCACAGCATGAACGGTCTCAAGACCCTGCTGGCCACCTGCGGAAATGCCGTTGCCGTGACGGTATTCATCGTGGCGCGGGCCGTCTTCTGGCCGCAGGCCCTGGTCATGATCTTTGGCGGAGCTCTGGGCGGATATGTGGGAGCCTGGTACGCGCAAAAGATGGATCCCAAAAGCGTGCGTTACGTTGTGATCACTATCGGCTGCAGCATGACGGCCTATTTCTTCTGGCGGGTGTATTTGCGAAATGGGATTTGA